A genome region from Leptodactylus fuscus isolate aLepFus1 chromosome 6, aLepFus1.hap2, whole genome shotgun sequence includes the following:
- the LENG9 gene encoding leukocyte receptor cluster member 9, whose translation MENIDHDGDTKKDSTNVESEANREEAASDSRGGITSEGLEVTPEATICQFFLLGRCRFGDKCRNSHGGIPAAAIHPNKGKGDQTSNPRGKKPPMKTASDVISRIQWDTHLPKEHFKVGYLDRFLGTIEKPFSAFCWEDLASTGVDVLAIPKHRIQYFKYQDLVVWDKASRTDNIFGSTGSGLTILEVIDQYETLKQKEKHNLEENRQQQEEMAIDKEEGLEENCNSLGQEDDKKIRPTHFIAVHVSSEDVRHSVKEVQNTLQKQNPDMSEFFIPLKELHLTLCLLHLESPEDIEVAYTVLQELRSEIQRILPPSLILSFEGLKDFHSRVLYMEPAPVPALKSFVSTLNQSFRSKGLKIIDPPQANSFHLTVAKIPRNVASRNPTLLFRPDVYSTIPLTHFGAQPIDRLSFCYAGSTRRTDGFYTTLLELSLY comes from the coding sequence ATGGAGAACATAGACCATGATGGTGACACCAAGAAGGATTCTACAAATGTGGAAAGTGAGGCCAACCGAGAAGAAGCGGCCTCAGACAGTAGAGGAGGTATAACATCAGAGGGGTTGGAGGTGACCCCTGAGGCTACGATATGCCAATTTTTTCTCTTAGGACGCTGCAGGTTTGGTGATAAATGTAGAAACTCCCATGGTGGAATACCTGCAGCAGCTATTCACCCTAATAAAGGCAAAGGGGACCAAACATCTAATCCGAGGGGGAAAAAGCCTCCAATGAAGACAGCCAGTGATGTCATCTCCCGCATTCAATGGGACACACACTTGCCAAAAGAACATTTTAAAGTTGGTTATCTCGATAGATTCTTGGGAACAATTGAAAAACCTTTTTCTGCTTTCTGTTGGGAAGATTTAGCATCGACAGGGGTCGATGTTCTTGCAATACCCAAACATCGCATCCAGTATTTCAAATATCAAGATTTGGTTGTTTGGGACAAGGCTAGTCGTACAGACAACATCTTTGGCTCCACAGGAAGTGGGCTGACAATCTTAGAGGTTATTGATCAGTATGAAACattgaaacaaaaagaaaaacacaatctGGAAGAAAACAGACAACAGCAGGAAGAAATGGCCATTGATAAAGAAGAAGGTCTTGAAGAGAATTGTAATTCTTTAGGTCAAGAAGATGATAAAAAAATTAGGCCTACACATTTTATAGCAGTCCATGTCAGCAGTGAAGATGTGAGACATTCGGTGAAGGAAGTACAAAATACTCTCCAGAAGCAGAACCCAGATATGTCTGAATTTTTTATCCCATTGAAGGAACTTCACTTAACTTTGTGCCTTTTGCATTTGGAATCTCCAGAAGATATTGAGGTTGCCTACACAGTGCTTCAAGAACTAAGAAGTGAAATTCAACGTATTCTCCCTCCAAGCCTTATCTTAAGCTTTGAAGGACTGAAGGACTTTCATTCACGTGTGCTCTATATGGAACCTGCGCCCGTTCCAGCGTTAAAGAGTTTTGTAAGCACGCTAAACCAAAGTTTCCGCAGTAAAGGTCTGAAAATAATTGATCCACCACAAGCTAACAGTTTCCATCTAACTGTAGCAAAAATCCCTAGGAATGTGGCAAGTAGAAACCCAACGCTTCTGTTCCGGCCAGATGTATACAGTACTATTCCACTCACCCATTTTGGGGCACAACCTATTGATCGCCTTAGTTTCTGTTATGCTGGAAGTACAAGACGGACTGATGGCTTTTATACAACACTGCTAGagttatctctgtactga